The proteins below come from a single Malus domestica chromosome 03, GDT2T_hap1 genomic window:
- the LOC139194622 gene encoding probable disease resistance protein At1g61190, producing MEIVISIASKIGEYLVAPIGAEFGYLINYHSNLESLKGEIKKLFEKKDRVQGLVNAAERNGEVINPDVQSWLTNVNDYMIQKVSHFEDEINKKQRCMYRWSLSRKAYKITQHVLQLQNEGTFNDVAHPAPPREIWSTFKEGFKDFKSRMAIMNEVIEGLKKEEVRMIGICGMGGVGKTTMAKEIIKRLAELNLFDKVVMATVSQSPSTRRIQEEIADQIDLKFDVESDPGRVGSLHGRLMKIERILIVLDDLWTELDFEAI from the coding sequence ATGGAAATTGTAATTTCAATTGCCTCAAAAATTGGAGAGTACTTGGTCGCACCAATAGGGGCAGAGTTTGGCTATTTGATTAATTACCATTCCAACCTCGAAAGTCTTAAGGGTGAGATAAAAAAGCTATTTGAGAAGAAAGATAGAGTGCAAGGATTGGTAAATGCTGCCGAAAGGAACGGTGAAGTTATCAACCCTGATGTTCAGAGTTGGCTAACGAATGTGAACGACTACATGATCCAAAAAGTGTCGCATTTTGAGGATGAAATCAACAAGAAACAGCGATGTATGTATCGATGGAGCTTGAGTCGGAAAGCATATAAGATTACACAACATGTTCTTCAGCTTCAAAACGAAGGAACGTTCAATGATGTGGCCCATCCTGCACCTCCACGAGAGATATGGTCAACTTTCAAAGAAGGTTTTAAGGATTTTAAGTCCAGAATGGCAATCATGAATGAGGTGATAGAgggtttgaagaaggaagaagtaCGAATGATCGGGATTTGTGGAATGGGGGGTGTGGGTAAAACCACAATGGCAAAGGAAATTATCAAAAGATTGGCAGAACTGAACCTGTTTGACAAAGTTGTAATGGCAACTGTGTCTCAAAGTCCAAGTACTAGGAGGATTCAGGAGGAAATTGCAGACCAAATagatttgaaatttgatgtggaaTCCGACCCTGGAAGAGTAGGAAGCCTACATGGGAGACTCATGAAAATAGAGAGGATCCTGATAGTATTAGATGATTTATGGACAGAGCTTGATTTTGAGGCTATATGA
- the LOC103420354 gene encoding probable disease resistance protein At4g27220, producing the protein MGSQQITAVPTLTTEESWELFREMVGETFDDLDLRSIAKEVMNECGCLPIAIVTVGKALQKKGKHEWVDALKQLRNSLPENIPGLDAKVYSSIKWSYDRLDSDEARLCLLLCCLFEEDYDIPIEYLVRYGWGRGYFSRSVTLEEARNRVRSLVDKLQRRFLLLTSKVKDATKMHDVVRDVAISIASRDPHGFLIISHAEKNGWPNLATYHHCTTISLVRNLEIPAGLKCPPTVELLQMMDGSFSQGSMDIICNAMKELKVLALVCICSDFSLRVLKNLRTLCLDNSSLCGLSNDVIGDLENLEILSFRGCDSLHELPREIGRLKQLRLLDTTNCRFLRVIPHGIFSSLCRLEELYMLNSFNRWELATGGEDKRMASIAEVMSLSDHLKVLTIEIPSVIHLLPKDVVLKSVPIRFNIHMEHLRFNIHMEHLRLNYHIELSCAFENELAIGKGDARELMESQAVRLLLKKSEDLQLSAVDNLYVLTDLDQEGFQHLKYLHVSDFPNTEYLANGTSGTQHTLFPRIQTLFLCGMAQLKAICPNDQLSKSFFTNLRSLNLSFCENLKYVFSLSVARNLVQLQNFNIGQCVHMEEIVSKQRREHEEAADMIAFHKLTNLRLQSLDNFVGFFQANKQYSNQEVTMPKDEHQSTGIFENAVLPSKCISWLQSLEEVTLIDMKHMDVLFDLKSDTVMDGQAVLPKFSQLRKLEIENCSFTHLWKNIASGFQGFQNLRCLKMFACFGLEYVFLHLIARELLNLDEVSILECPNMETIFRITEENEEEATKDMILFPKLNTFELVDLPRLTSLCPEGFTFLWSSTIDMFVIGCEKLKTLGAVIPQRNKLEKNIEKDSITHDFNTSPTRSSNWCPAGCGCTPYSRANAHRCIEILPRPINLEVTPTNLEGSNDNDNLENLQVSNCASLEVIFQVKGPRHEENIHSVEAFNELRMLGLHYLPSLTSIWETGTSQPMFTGGSFGNLKSLDVVHCNQLKYLFSSSIAKLLVSIEDIEVQNCEQIEEIVDAEEETDEIIALPKLNSLKLGNLSNLKYFCGEAYSLKLPSLVSLRVINLQNFKIFAPKLIDTHPLLQVYIMSDPNRPYIMLERPAEWMGDLNATVRNIYDTRKE; encoded by the exons ATGGGAAGTCAACAAATTACTGCAGTCCCGACTTTAACAACAGAAGAATCATGGGAGCTCTTTAGAGAAATGGTAGGTGAAACCTTCGATGATCTTGATTTACGCTCCATTGCAAAAGAGGTCATGAATGAATGTGGATGTTTGCCTATTGCTATTGTAACTGTTGGAAAAGCCCTACAAAAGAAAGGGAAGCATGAATGGGTTGATGCCCTTAAACAGCTGCGAAATTCTCTCCCCGAGAACATCCCTGGACTGGACGCCAAAGTTTATTCAAGCATAAAATGGAGTTATGATAGATTGGATAGTGATGAAGCCAGATTGTGtcttttactttgttgtttatttgaAGAAGATTATGATATTCCAATTGAGTATTTGGTTCGATATGGGTGGGGTCGAGGATATTTTAGCAGGAGCGTTACTTTGGAAGAAGCAAGAAATAGAGTGCGTTCTTTGGTTGACAAACTACAAAGAAGGTTTTTGTTGCTAACTAGTAAAGTGAAAGATGCTACAAAAATGCATGACGTAGTGCGCGATGTTGCCATATCGATTGCTTCAAGAGATCCACATGGATTTTTGATAATCAGTCATGCTGAAAAGAATGGGTGGCCAAATTTAGCTACATATCACCATTGCACTACGATCTCACTTGTTCGCAATCTGGAGATTCCAGCGGGTTTGAAATGCCCACCAACAGTTGAGCTTCTACAGATGATGGATGGAAGTTTTTCACAAGGTAGCATGGACATCATTTGTAATGCGATGAAGGAACTGAAGGTTTTAGCTTTGGTGTGCATATGTTCAGATTTCTCACTACGAGTACTGAAGAACCTGCGGACCTTGTGCCTAGATAATTCTAGTCTCTGTGGCTTGTCTAATGATGTTATTGGggatttggagaatttagaaaTCCTCAGCTTTCGTGGTTGTGATTCCTTGCATGAGTTGCCGAGGGAAATTGGACGACTTAAACAACTAAGGTTATTAGATACGACAAATTGCAGGTTTCTTCGGGTGATTCCACATGGTATCTTCTCCAGCTTATGTAGACTTGAAGAGTTGTATATGCTTAACAGCTTTAATAGATGGGAACTTGCTACAGGAGGAGAAGATAAGAGGATGGCAAGCATTGCTGAGGTGATGTCTCTGTCTGATCATTTGAAGGTTCTAACCATAGAAATACCCAGTGTCATCCACTTGCTGCCGAAAGACGTAGTCTTGAAAAGCGTACCAATAAGATTCAATATCCACATGGAACATCTCAGATTCAATATCCACATGGAACATCTCAGATTGAATTACCACATAGAATTAAGTTGTGCATTCGAAAATGAGTTGGCGATTGGTAAAGGTGATGCAAGGGAGTTGATGGAGAGTCAAGCAGTTAgacttttgttgaaaaaatcTGAAGATTTGCAATTGTCCGCGGTTGATAATTTGTATGTCCTCACTGATTTAGACCAAGAGGGATTTCAACACTTGAAATATTTACATGTTTCCGATTTTCCAAATACCGAGTATCTTGCAAATGGAACAAGTGGGACCCAGCATACACTTTTTCCTCGCATACAGACACTTTTTCTCTGCGGGATGGCGCAATTAAAAGCAATATGCCCCAACGACCAACTTTCGAAGAGCTTTTTTACTAACCTAAGATCTCTTAATTTGTCATTTTGTGAAAACTTAAAATATGTTTTTTCACTATCAGTAGCAAGAAACTTGGTACAACTCCAGAACTTTAATATTGGTCAATGTGTTCATATGGAAGAAATTGTCTCAAAGCAGCGGAGGGAACATGAAGAGGCAGCCGATATGATAGCTTTCCATAAATTAACCAATCTGAGACTCCAGAGTCTAGATAATTTCGTCGGTTTCTTCCAAGCCAACAAGCAATACTCCAACCAAGAG gtaACAATGCCAAAGGATGAGCATCAATCTACAGGAATATTTGAAAATGCAGTACTTCCATCAAAGTGTATTTCTTGGTTACAAAGTTTAGAAGAGGTAACATTGATAGATATGAAGCATATGGACGTGTTATTTGATCTAAAAAGCGATACAGTTATGGATGGGCAGGCAGTACTTCCAAAATTTTCTCAGTTACGTAAGTTGGAGATAGAAAATTGTTCGTTTACACACTTGTGGAAAAACATTGCGTCTGGATTTCAAGGCTTCCAAAATTTGAGATGTTTGAAAATGTTTGCTTGTTTCGGTCTAGAATATGTGTTCTTGCATTTAATTGCCAGGGAACTTTTGAATCTTGACGAGGTAAGCATATTAGAATGTCCGAACATGGAAACTATATTCAGAATCACagaggaaaatgaagaagaggCGACAAAAGACATGATTTTGTTTCCAAAACTGAACACATTTGAACTAGTAGACCTGCCTCGTCTCACAAGTCTTTGTCCAGAGGGATTTACATTTTTATGGTCATCCACAATAGATATGTTTGTGATAGGATGCGAGAAATTGAAGACATTGGGTGCTGTAATTCCACAGAGAAACAAGTTAGAGAAGAACATTGAGAAGGATTCAATAACTCATGATTTCAACACTTCTCCAACACGTTCATCAAATTGGTGCCCTGCTGGATGTGGATGTACACCGTATTCAAGAGCGAATGCTCATCGCTGCATTGAAATATTGCCACGTCCAATTAATCTGGAG GTTACACCAACTAATCTTGAGGGCTCAAATGATAATGATAATCTCGAAAATCTTCAAGTAAGCAACTGTGCGTCATTAGAAGTGATTTTCCAAGTCAAGGGACCAAGGCATGAAGAAAATATCCACTCCGTTGAAGCATTCAATGAACTGAGGATGTTGGGTTTACATTATTTGCCAAGCTTAACAAGTATTTGGGAAACGGGTACTTCACAACCGATGTTCACAGGCGGCAGCTTCGGAAACTTGAAATCGTTGGACGTCGTTCATTGTAACCAGTTGAAATATTTGTTTTCGTCTTCCATAGCCAAACTTCTTGTCAGTATAGAGGACATAGAAGTTCAGAACTGTGAGCAAATAGAAGAAATCGTTGATGCAGAAGAAGAAACTGATGAAATAATTGCATTACCTAAATTGAACTCCCTCAAGCTTGGAAATCTGTCAAACCTCAAGtatttttgtggtgaagcttatAGTTTGAAGTTGCCGTCTTTGGTGTCATTGAGGGTTATTAATTTGCAAAATTTCAAGATATTTGCTCCTAAGCTTATTGACACACATCCCCTACTGCAAGTATACATCATGTCGGATCCGAATCGACCATACATCATGTTGGAACGACCGGCTGAATGGATGGGGGACCTCAATGCCACCGTGAGGaatatttacgacacaag GAAAGAATGA